A genomic region of Enterococcus sp. 12C11_DIV0727 contains the following coding sequences:
- the purH gene encoding bifunctional phosphoribosylaminoimidazolecarboxamide formyltransferase/IMP cyclohydrolase encodes MIKKRALISVSDKTGVIAFAKGLVDQDVEIISTGGTKAALEQAGVSTIGIEEITDFPEMMDGRVKTLHPKIHGGLLGRRDLSHHMEAMEAHGIQPIDFVCVNLYPFKETILKEDVTQEQAIENIDIGGPSMLRSAAKNHQFVTVVVDPKDYEQVLLELSENDGTTLVTRQKLAAKVFRHTAAYDALIADYLTEAVGETDTETLTLTYELKQELRYGENSHQQAAFYQNTLPVSFSIASAKQLHGKELSYNNIKDADAAIRISREFDQPAVVAVKHMNPCGVGLGETINEAYQSAYEADPVSIFGGIIVLNREVDVQTAEKMHKLFLEIIIAPSFSDEAFSVLSSKKNLRLMTLDFSAKDQAIENEFVSVLGGLLVQNQDIIQEQAESWQVVTKRQPTSEELKGLEFAWKTVKHVKSNAIVVANSQQTLGIGAGQMNRVGSVQIAINQAGTKVDQAVLASDAFFPMSDSVEYAGKHGIKAIIQPGGSIKDQESIEMADKYGIAMVFTDSRHFRH; translated from the coding sequence ATGATAAAGAAAAGAGCGTTGATCAGTGTTTCAGATAAAACAGGTGTCATTGCATTCGCTAAAGGATTAGTGGATCAAGACGTTGAAATTATTTCGACAGGCGGGACCAAAGCGGCGCTTGAGCAAGCGGGTGTTTCAACAATCGGTATTGAAGAAATAACAGATTTCCCAGAGATGATGGATGGGCGTGTAAAAACATTACATCCAAAGATTCATGGTGGTTTATTAGGTCGCCGTGATCTGAGTCATCACATGGAAGCGATGGAAGCACATGGCATTCAGCCAATCGATTTTGTTTGTGTAAATCTTTATCCATTTAAAGAAACAATATTGAAAGAAGATGTAACACAAGAACAAGCGATTGAAAACATTGATATTGGTGGACCAAGCATGTTAAGAAGTGCTGCAAAAAACCATCAATTTGTGACAGTAGTTGTAGACCCAAAAGATTATGAGCAAGTCCTGCTAGAGCTCTCTGAAAATGACGGAACAACCCTCGTAACAAGACAAAAGTTGGCAGCAAAAGTATTTCGTCACACAGCAGCCTATGATGCGTTAATTGCCGATTATTTGACGGAGGCTGTTGGAGAAACAGACACTGAAACATTGACACTTACGTATGAGTTGAAACAAGAATTGCGTTATGGCGAAAATAGTCATCAACAAGCGGCCTTTTATCAAAATACATTACCCGTTTCATTTTCAATTGCCAGTGCTAAACAACTTCACGGTAAAGAATTATCTTATAATAATATTAAAGATGCTGATGCAGCTATTCGCATCTCTAGAGAATTTGATCAACCAGCTGTTGTGGCAGTCAAACATATGAACCCTTGCGGTGTCGGTCTTGGAGAAACAATCAATGAAGCCTATCAATCAGCCTATGAAGCGGATCCAGTTTCGATTTTTGGTGGTATCATTGTATTGAATCGTGAAGTAGATGTGCAAACGGCTGAAAAAATGCATAAATTATTTCTAGAAATTATTATTGCGCCGAGTTTTTCAGACGAGGCCTTTAGTGTTTTAAGTAGCAAAAAGAACCTTCGCTTAATGACATTAGATTTTTCAGCAAAAGATCAAGCTATCGAAAACGAGTTTGTTTCGGTTTTAGGTGGACTACTGGTTCAAAATCAAGATATCATCCAAGAACAAGCAGAAAGCTGGCAAGTAGTGACTAAGCGTCAACCAACTAGTGAGGAATTAAAAGGACTGGAATTCGCTTGGAAAACAGTCAAGCATGTAAAAAGCAATGCCATTGTTGTTGCAAATAGTCAGCAAACATTAGGGATCGGAGCAGGACAAATGAATCGCGTCGGTTCGGTTCAAATTGCAATCAATCAAGCTGGAACTAAAGTTGATCAGGCAGTATTAGCGAGTGATGCTTTTTTCCCAATGAGCGATAGCGTAGAGTATGCGGGTAAACATGGGATAAAAGCAATTATTCAACCGGGTGGAAGTATCAAGGATCAAGAATCGATTGAGATGGCAGATAAATATGGTATTGCAATGGTCTTTACTGATAGTAGACACTTTAGACATTAA
- a CDS encoding putative DNA modification/repair radical SAM protein encodes MELAKKIEILAESAKYDVSCSSSGVTDNTRNGTVGSTSAAGICHSFTSDGRCVSLLKLLFTNACIFDCHYCINRKSNTIPRATFTPQEVADLTMDFYMRNYIEGLFLSSAIIKNVDYTSELLIKTLKILRYEKGFKGYIHVKAIPGADEKLIEELGYLADRMSINVELPSRESLKLLAPDKDPFTLYKPMKQITHKKHELAQVPALRKQASFVPAGQSTQMIIGASPESDHAIVKIAENLYQKYELKRVYYSAYIPVNQDSLLPAITTDPPLLREHRLYQADWLLRFYRFSADEILSEDKPNFNLYLDPKANWAVQHYEQFPIDVQTASYDQLLRIPGIGPKSALNILKARKYYQLHLTDLKKLGVVIKRAQYFVSCNGARQAGLIHDPEWVIASLISSRQYETLKQVNSQSRQEQLTLFDVERFETTKRKEARYAN; translated from the coding sequence ATGGAGCTAGCTAAAAAAATAGAAATTCTTGCTGAATCTGCAAAATATGATGTTTCATGCTCAAGTAGTGGTGTTACTGATAATACACGAAACGGAACTGTAGGTAGCACTTCAGCCGCCGGTATTTGCCATTCTTTCACAAGTGACGGACGTTGCGTTTCACTTTTGAAGCTACTTTTCACAAACGCATGTATTTTTGACTGTCATTACTGTATCAATAGAAAATCCAATACGATTCCCAGAGCAACCTTTACGCCACAAGAAGTTGCAGATTTAACCATGGATTTTTATATGCGCAACTATATTGAAGGGCTTTTCTTAAGTTCGGCTATCATTAAAAATGTTGATTACACAAGTGAATTATTAATCAAAACGTTAAAGATTTTGCGTTACGAAAAAGGATTTAAGGGATACATCCATGTCAAAGCAATTCCTGGAGCTGATGAAAAGCTAATTGAAGAATTAGGGTATTTGGCCGATCGAATGAGTATTAATGTGGAGCTACCTTCAAGAGAAAGTTTGAAACTGTTAGCACCGGATAAGGATCCATTTACCTTATACAAACCAATGAAACAAATCACACATAAAAAACATGAGTTAGCTCAAGTTCCAGCTTTAAGAAAACAAGCAAGCTTTGTCCCCGCAGGTCAATCCACTCAGATGATCATTGGGGCATCTCCTGAAAGTGATCATGCTATTGTCAAAATTGCGGAAAATCTTTATCAAAAATACGAATTGAAAAGAGTCTATTACTCAGCCTACATTCCGGTAAATCAAGATTCCTTACTACCAGCGATCACAACTGATCCACCTTTATTACGAGAGCACCGTCTATATCAAGCGGACTGGCTCCTACGTTTCTACCGATTTTCTGCGGATGAAATCTTGTCTGAAGATAAACCAAATTTTAATTTGTATCTTGATCCCAAAGCCAATTGGGCCGTTCAGCATTATGAGCAATTTCCGATTGATGTCCAAACAGCCTCATATGACCAATTGCTACGGATTCCCGGAATCGGTCCTAAAAGTGCTCTTAATATCCTAAAAGCGCGGAAATATTATCAATTGCATCTCACTGATTTAAAAAAATTAGGTGTCGTGATTAAACGAGCACAATATTTCGTCAGCTGTAACGGTGCTCGCCAGGCCGGGCTTATTCATGATCCTGAATGGGTCATCGCTTCCCTAATTTCATCTCGCCAATATGAAACATTAAAACAGGTCAACAGCCAGTCAAGGCAAGAACAACTCACTTTATTTGACGTAGAACGGTTTGAAACAACGAAACGAAAGGAAGCTCGTTATGCAAATTGA
- a CDS encoding TIGR03915 family putative DNA repair protein has protein sequence MQIEKTTEVWEYDGSFHGFLTIVYHAFKKRQFPEIILTPDTAVESLFISHWISTDTALAHKMYKRLLTRLRQENSQFIIDGFYCSLKEKERFLLDAIQIALESKDLLLNHLGHSSILALQNALKSLFGEVHLFTGFIRFEYIGELLYSTIAPKHFSLPYLCPHFAKRYPQEMIMIYDETHRLLGIIEHGEISFIENSDPPTFHTKESEQEIQAHWRSFLQAITIQERKNERAQLSHLPKRYRHHMVDFN, from the coding sequence ATGCAAATTGAAAAAACAACTGAAGTTTGGGAGTACGACGGCAGTTTTCATGGATTTTTAACAATTGTCTATCATGCTTTTAAAAAAAGACAGTTTCCAGAAATTATTTTAACACCGGATACTGCTGTTGAAAGTTTGTTTATCAGTCATTGGATCTCAACCGATACAGCTTTGGCTCATAAAATGTATAAACGTCTACTTACTCGCTTGAGACAAGAAAATAGTCAGTTTATTATTGATGGGTTTTATTGTTCCTTAAAAGAAAAAGAACGATTTTTACTTGATGCGATTCAAATTGCTTTAGAATCAAAAGACTTGCTGTTAAATCATCTTGGACATTCATCTATTTTAGCCTTACAAAATGCCTTAAAGTCTCTTTTTGGTGAAGTTCACTTGTTCACAGGATTTATTCGTTTTGAATACATAGGAGAGCTACTTTATAGCACGATTGCGCCAAAACATTTTTCATTGCCTTACCTATGTCCCCATTTTGCCAAGCGATATCCGCAAGAAATGATTATGATTTATGACGAAACACATCGTTTACTTGGTATTATTGAACATGGAGAAATTAGTTTTATTGAAAACAGTGATCCTCCAACTTTTCATACAAAAGAGAGTGAACAAGAAATCCAAGCTCATTGGCGTTCATTTCTACAAGCCATTACCATTCAAGAACGAAAAAATGAACGAGCTCAGTTGTCACATTTGCCTAAACGTTATCGTCATCATATGGTTGATTTCAATTAA
- a CDS encoding type II toxin-antitoxin system Phd/YefM family antitoxin produces the protein MKNKVKKNIAFSVTDVKQSPMTIFETAKETNSGVYIYNRKKVAGVMLSVEQYEALIKKKKAEQGQEIKITELNQEIRQNIAFGSLISTKNLDDQLVSLGFITRKIEEDDYSEMMNELNETGKIEYQLQKKEDRTNIFAEVIGEQSNQSHLSDKIIVKKIHLRMD, from the coding sequence ATGAAAAATAAAGTGAAAAAAAACATAGCATTTTCAGTTACAGATGTGAAGCAATCTCCGATGACGATTTTTGAAACAGCAAAAGAAACGAATTCCGGCGTGTATATTTACAATAGAAAAAAAGTTGCTGGTGTCATGTTGAGCGTTGAACAATACGAAGCATTGATCAAGAAAAAAAAGGCTGAACAAGGTCAAGAGATAAAAATCACAGAATTAAATCAAGAAATCCGTCAAAACATTGCTTTTGGGTCTCTAATATCTACTAAAAATCTAGATGATCAATTAGTTTCACTAGGCTTTATTACTAGGAAAATCGAAGAAGACGACTATAGTGAAATGATGAATGAATTGAATGAAACTGGAAAAATCGAGTATCAGTTACAGAAAAAAGAAGACCGGACCAATATTTTTGCTGAGGTGATTGGCGAACAAAGTAATCAATCTCATTTATCAGATAAAATAATTGTGAAAAAAATCCACCTTAGAATGGACTAA
- a CDS encoding 5'-nucleotidase C-terminal domain-containing protein — protein MKKWQSSLLTILFTIGGISSGVALADNVANAETINGTGDQKGTLEQPLAEGNIPIQILGINDFHGALNTTGSFFDDEGKKTANAGTAPLLAGYLNQAQEQFKNANKNAQTVRVHAGDMVGASPASSGLLQDEPTIKVLNQMDFAVGTIGNHEFDEGLQEFNRIMIGEKPLNDPYGILAAYPREASKTEIVIGNVVKKGTEEIPFGWKPYKIKEVGTATNKVKVGFIGVVTTEIPNLVLKEHYEAYDFLDEAETIAYYSNKLQAEGVNAIVVLAHIPATSKADKVNGEAAEIMASVDKLYPENSVDAFFAAHNHQYTNGVVNKTRVVQSTAQGKGYIDLQGTLDPKINDFVETPKAKVLPVDPAAKDVPKVDSKVEATVKDAEARVAQVTNKKIGTAKETGGITREVNDSKESPLGNLITDGQVTMAKLQGIDADFAMTNNGGIRADLAVEANRDITWGAAQAVQPFGNIMQVVEMTGAQIEQVLNEQYDEEERYFLQISGLSYTYTATTDKNQPFKVHEMHKKDGTSIQADAPYLVVINDFLFGGGDGFSGFTGAKLINAIQPDTETFIGYIEGKEAAGELIEASVENRKKLVDPTTPPDPEVPAPNEGEEKIKKATIFDPLYEDDELLRGVTLPNATIVLYDGEIPQMNTRTAELPEGDLVGQADSQGLIKMNVTSLKIKGKKKLTAVVLDTEKNQVVFPIEILPKKDVISEGTNTKELAKAASKKELPKTGERSENRSALFGVFAISTNIVVLIKRKMI, from the coding sequence ATGAAAAAGTGGCAAAGCTCTTTGTTAACTATTTTATTTACTATTGGGGGAATTAGCAGTGGCGTGGCCTTGGCGGACAATGTTGCTAATGCGGAAACAATCAATGGAACAGGTGATCAGAAGGGAACGCTTGAACAGCCGTTAGCGGAGGGGAACATTCCCATTCAAATCTTAGGGATCAATGATTTTCACGGTGCCTTGAATACAACGGGTTCTTTTTTTGATGATGAAGGAAAGAAAACTGCGAATGCTGGGACGGCGCCTTTATTAGCCGGTTATTTGAATCAAGCGCAAGAACAATTTAAAAACGCTAACAAAAATGCTCAAACAGTGCGTGTTCATGCTGGTGATATGGTCGGGGCAAGTCCTGCAAGCTCGGGGCTGCTTCAAGATGAACCAACGATTAAAGTGTTGAATCAAATGGATTTTGCGGTTGGGACTATTGGAAATCACGAATTTGATGAAGGGCTCCAAGAATTTAATCGCATCATGATTGGCGAAAAACCGCTTAATGATCCATATGGTATTTTAGCTGCATATCCAAGAGAAGCCTCAAAAACTGAAATCGTCATTGGTAATGTTGTCAAAAAAGGAACGGAAGAAATTCCTTTCGGTTGGAAACCTTACAAAATCAAAGAGGTTGGAACAGCAACGAATAAAGTAAAAGTCGGTTTTATCGGTGTGGTTACAACTGAAATTCCTAACTTAGTTTTAAAAGAACATTATGAAGCGTATGACTTTTTGGACGAAGCTGAGACTATTGCTTATTATTCCAACAAGTTACAAGCAGAAGGTGTGAATGCGATCGTAGTCTTGGCTCATATCCCTGCAACAAGCAAGGCGGATAAAGTGAATGGAGAAGCCGCAGAAATCATGGCGTCAGTGGATAAACTTTATCCAGAGAATAGTGTAGATGCTTTTTTTGCAGCACATAACCATCAATATACCAACGGTGTTGTGAATAAGACGAGAGTGGTTCAGTCTACAGCGCAAGGAAAAGGATATATTGACTTGCAAGGGACACTTGATCCAAAAATCAATGATTTTGTAGAGACACCAAAAGCCAAAGTTCTACCAGTTGATCCAGCCGCTAAGGATGTACCAAAAGTTGATTCAAAGGTTGAAGCAACTGTGAAGGATGCTGAAGCACGTGTGGCACAGGTGACGAACAAAAAAATTGGGACAGCAAAAGAAACAGGCGGAATCACTCGAGAAGTTAATGACTCAAAAGAATCTCCTCTTGGAAATTTGATTACGGATGGGCAAGTCACGATGGCGAAACTCCAAGGGATCGATGCTGATTTTGCAATGACTAACAACGGTGGCATTCGTGCTGATTTAGCGGTTGAAGCGAATCGTGATATTACGTGGGGAGCGGCTCAAGCCGTACAGCCATTTGGCAATATTATGCAGGTGGTTGAGATGACCGGTGCCCAAATTGAACAAGTATTAAACGAACAATATGATGAAGAAGAACGCTACTTTTTACAAATTTCTGGGTTAAGCTATACGTATACTGCAACAACAGATAAGAATCAACCATTCAAAGTTCATGAAATGCATAAAAAAGATGGCACGTCAATTCAGGCGGACGCTCCCTATTTAGTTGTCATCAATGACTTTTTATTTGGTGGAGGAGACGGTTTTTCTGGTTTTACTGGGGCGAAGTTGATCAATGCAATTCAACCAGATACCGAAACGTTCATTGGGTATATTGAAGGTAAGGAAGCCGCTGGAGAATTAATTGAAGCTTCTGTTGAAAATCGTAAAAAATTAGTGGACCCGACAACACCACCTGATCCAGAAGTTCCAGCTCCAAATGAAGGTGAAGAGAAAATTAAAAAGGCAACGATTTTTGATCCCTTATACGAAGATGATGAACTTTTGAGAGGTGTTACGCTACCAAATGCAACAATTGTACTCTATGATGGCGAAATTCCTCAAATGAACACAAGAACAGCGGAGCTTCCAGAAGGAGACTTAGTCGGCCAAGCTGATTCACAAGGTCTTATCAAAATGAATGTAACCTCATTAAAAATTAAAGGTAAAAAGAAACTAACAGCTGTCGTGCTAGATACAGAAAAAAATCAGGTTGTTTTTCCAATTGAAATTTTACCTAAGAAAGATGTTATTAGCGAAGGAACAAATACCAAAGAGCTTGCTAAGGCAGCTTCTAAAAAAGAATTACCAAAAACGGGAGAACGATCAGAAAACCGTTCAGCTCTATTTGGAGTATTCGCTATTAGCACAAATATTGTTGTGTTGATCAAGAGAAAAATGATATAA
- a CDS encoding DUF1361 domain-containing protein produces the protein MLFFAEMYHFMALNVLLAYIPLEISFHFKQVGRRMFLLLGSVWLLFYPNAPYLFTDFFHLERLSIYQGMNQIFGQSLSDWLSFSLLTIGICGYGFLGMATVLTIISESFQRNILKKKWQGLFLIVLINFLSSLAIFVGRFDRLHSVHLFTKPVQTIRLFFDWSVNKVLFVLLLTMMQLILLAFIVGLKGLELIEEQEKSY, from the coding sequence ATGCTGTTTTTTGCTGAGATGTACCATTTTATGGCTTTGAATGTTTTATTGGCATATATTCCACTTGAAATTAGTTTTCATTTTAAACAAGTAGGAAGGCGAATGTTTCTCCTTTTAGGCTCAGTTTGGCTATTATTTTATCCAAATGCACCTTATTTATTTACGGACTTTTTTCATTTAGAACGGTTATCGATCTATCAAGGAATGAATCAGATATTTGGTCAGTCACTTTCTGATTGGTTATCGTTTAGTTTGTTGACGATTGGAATTTGTGGCTATGGTTTTTTAGGGATGGCGACCGTTCTCACAATAATCAGTGAAAGTTTTCAAAGAAATATCTTAAAGAAAAAATGGCAAGGGCTATTTTTGATTGTGTTGATCAATTTCTTGTCTAGTTTAGCTATTTTCGTTGGACGATTTGATCGCTTGCATAGTGTTCATTTATTTACAAAACCGGTCCAAACCATCCGACTTTTTTTTGATTGGTCGGTGAATAAAGTCTTGTTTGTTCTATTACTTACAATGATGCAGCTTATTTTACTTGCTTTTATTGTTGGATTAAAAGGGTTGGAGCTGATAGAAGAGCAAGAAAAGTCGTATTGA
- the purN gene encoding phosphoribosylglycinamide formyltransferase: protein MKLAIFASGNGSNFQAIAEAVAAGEIEAEITLLFCDKKDAYVVQRARAMSIPVISFAPKDFESKAMYEAEILHLLEEEQIDLVVLAGYMRIIGPTLLEVFSNRMINIHPSLLPEFPGLHGIRDAFLAEVPETGVTIHYVDDGVDTGPIIAQEKVRITSFDTLDSLEKKIHTIEHKLFPSVLAQLIKTQQGESH, encoded by the coding sequence ATGAAGTTAGCGATATTTGCCTCAGGTAATGGAAGTAATTTTCAAGCGATCGCTGAAGCTGTAGCAGCTGGAGAAATCGAGGCAGAAATCACTTTATTATTTTGTGATAAAAAAGATGCTTATGTTGTTCAGCGAGCCAGAGCCATGTCGATTCCTGTGATTTCATTTGCGCCGAAAGATTTTGAATCAAAAGCCATGTATGAAGCAGAGATCCTTCATTTACTTGAGGAAGAGCAAATAGATTTAGTCGTTTTAGCAGGCTATATGAGAATCATTGGACCGACTTTGTTAGAAGTTTTTTCAAATCGAATGATTAATATTCATCCCTCGTTATTACCGGAATTCCCTGGTTTACATGGAATCAGGGATGCCTTTCTTGCAGAAGTGCCAGAAACGGGTGTAACAATTCATTATGTCGATGATGGTGTTGATACTGGTCCGATTATAGCGCAAGAAAAAGTCAGAATCACTTCTTTTGACACACTTGATTCTTTAGAAAAAAAAATCCATACTATAGAGCATAAGCTATTTCCCAGTGTTTTGGCCCAACTTATTAAAACCCAGCAAGGAGAGAGTCATTGA
- a CDS encoding Cof-type HAD-IIB family hydrolase: protein MKKLIAIDLDGTTLNAQSLISATTEKALKNAMAHGHYVSIVTGRPYRMSGQFYRQLGLATPMVNFNGALVHMPEKQWADELETGIQRDLVFDILAQKKALNLDFVAAENKETFYIDSLDYFDSAFFASEATENNLLTAKNLITDPTSMMVRTSKDQAALVSDSLMKQYGDYVDVRTWGGPTPILEIVSKGIQKAKGVEQVAKYLDVKRSDIIAFGDEHNDEEMLDYVGWGVAMKNATDQIKSVANDVTEKTNDDDGLADYLERYLDIKK, encoded by the coding sequence TTGAAAAAATTAATTGCAATTGACTTAGATGGTACAACGTTAAATGCACAATCTTTAATTAGTGCAACAACTGAAAAAGCTTTAAAAAATGCGATGGCGCATGGTCATTATGTCAGCATAGTTACTGGTCGTCCTTATCGAATGAGCGGTCAATTTTATCGCCAATTAGGCCTAGCTACACCCATGGTCAATTTCAATGGCGCTCTCGTTCATATGCCTGAAAAACAATGGGCAGATGAATTGGAAACTGGGATCCAGCGAGATTTAGTGTTTGATATTTTAGCTCAAAAGAAAGCATTAAATCTTGATTTTGTTGCTGCAGAAAATAAAGAAACGTTTTATATTGATAGTTTAGATTACTTCGATTCAGCTTTTTTTGCATCAGAAGCAACTGAAAACAACCTATTAACTGCTAAAAATTTAATTACCGATCCAACTTCTATGATGGTTCGGACATCAAAAGATCAGGCTGCACTTGTCTCGGATTCTTTGATGAAGCAATATGGTGATTATGTTGATGTTCGAACTTGGGGCGGACCAACACCTATTTTAGAGATCGTTTCTAAAGGTATCCAAAAAGCAAAAGGCGTGGAACAAGTTGCTAAATACCTAGACGTGAAGCGTTCAGACATTATCGCATTTGGTGATGAACATAATGATGAAGAGATGTTGGATTATGTTGGTTGGGGTGTTGCAATGAAAAATGCTACTGATCAAATCAAATCCGTAGCCAATGATGTCACTGAGAAAACCAATGACGATGATGGCTTAGCCGATTATTTAGAACGATATTTAGATATAAAAAAATAG
- the purD gene encoding phosphoribosylamine--glycine ligase, whose product MGLTILVIGSGGREHTIAQKLVQSPKVTTVFCAKGNAGMKNDGIQLVDIAEDDHASLIQFAKENNVDWTFVGPEIPLLNGIVDDFSASGLKVFGPLKAAAFIEGSKDFAKTIMNKYNIPTAAHRTFFDFAKAQAYVIEQGAPIVIKADGLAAGKGVVVAETVEVAIEALKEMLEENKFGSSGAKVVIEEFLAGEEFSLLAFVRNQEIYPMVIAQDHKRAYENDLGPNTGGMGAYSPVPQISDELVAEAIATILKPTAQGMVAEDRAFTGILYAGLIATQTGPKVIEFNARFGDPETQVVLQRLESDFAQVIDDLVNGKQPDIKWKQTGYSLGVVVAANGYPNKYEKNHLIPDFSTIETEQVYYAGVKEEGGRLISNGGRIYLVEASGETLKQAQEAVYKVLDTVDTTGTFYRHDIGFKGINPAG is encoded by the coding sequence ATGGGATTAACGATTTTAGTCATTGGAAGCGGCGGCAGAGAACATACAATTGCACAAAAGCTGGTTCAAAGTCCGAAAGTCACAACTGTATTTTGTGCTAAGGGCAATGCTGGAATGAAAAATGATGGCATTCAATTAGTAGATATTGCAGAAGATGATCACGCAAGCTTAATTCAATTTGCAAAGGAAAATAATGTGGACTGGACATTTGTCGGTCCTGAAATACCATTACTAAATGGTATCGTGGATGATTTTTCAGCTAGTGGTTTGAAGGTGTTTGGTCCACTTAAAGCTGCAGCCTTTATCGAAGGTTCTAAAGATTTTGCGAAAACAATCATGAATAAATACAATATACCAACGGCAGCACATCGAACATTCTTTGATTTTGCGAAAGCTCAAGCCTATGTCATTGAACAAGGGGCACCGATTGTTATTAAAGCAGATGGTTTAGCAGCGGGTAAAGGTGTCGTAGTAGCCGAGACAGTCGAAGTAGCAATTGAAGCTTTAAAAGAGATGTTGGAAGAAAATAAGTTTGGTTCAAGTGGTGCCAAAGTTGTCATTGAAGAGTTTTTAGCTGGAGAAGAATTTTCTTTATTGGCTTTTGTTCGAAATCAAGAAATTTATCCGATGGTGATTGCTCAAGATCATAAACGAGCCTATGAAAATGATCTTGGTCCGAACACGGGCGGGATGGGCGCTTATAGCCCTGTACCACAAATTTCTGATGAGTTAGTTGCAGAAGCAATTGCAACGATTCTAAAACCGACAGCCCAAGGGATGGTAGCTGAAGACAGAGCATTTACAGGGATTCTATATGCTGGCTTGATTGCTACCCAGACGGGACCAAAGGTGATTGAATTTAACGCTCGTTTTGGTGATCCAGAAACACAGGTTGTCCTACAACGTTTAGAAAGTGATTTTGCCCAGGTTATCGATGATTTAGTAAATGGTAAGCAACCAGATATTAAATGGAAACAAACAGGATACAGTTTAGGTGTAGTAGTCGCAGCAAATGGCTATCCTAATAAGTATGAAAAAAATCATCTGATTCCTGACTTTTCCACTATTGAAACGGAACAAGTTTATTATGCAGGAGTAAAAGAAGAAGGCGGTCGGCTCATTTCAAATGGCGGACGAATTTACCTTGTTGAAGCTAGTGGAGAAACATTAAAACAAGCACAAGAGGCAGTATACAAGGTTTTGGATACTGTTGACACTACAGGTACCTTTTATCGGCATGACATTGGATTTAAAGGGATCAATCCAGCAGGTTAA